A window of the Chloroflexus sp. Y-396-1 genome harbors these coding sequences:
- a CDS encoding 1-deoxy-D-xylulose-5-phosphate synthase N-terminal domain-containing protein, whose translation MPRTEPTPALISATEEVQKRVLWLATLMIHHANHVRPNHDGVKVGGHQASSASMVTILTTLYLHYLRPGDRVAVKPHASPVYHALQYLLGRLDARYLTQLRAFGGLQAYPSRTKDPDSPDFSTGSVGLGAVAPAFAALSAHYVAAHFGRPATQRFIALVGDAELDEGNVWEAVLDPALGELDNLLWIVDLNRQSLDRVVPGIRAAHLKRLFADSGWRVLEAKYGCRLQTLFAQPDGDLLRTRIDEMSNEEYQALIRLPGAELRTRLINGDKRLARLLDQVPDAELPATLANLGGHDVPELLKTLAAADTEPRQPTIIFAYTIKGWGLPIAGHPLNHSMLLSPEQIETLREQFGIPPGHEWDRLPPDSPGGRLCAEVAHRLYGVPPQPKPTPMIPLPDEITVPTSGMISTQDTFGRFLVRIADLPGLRERIVTASPDVSVSTNLAGWINKTGVFARREEPDFETEAYRILRWRRWPGGQHIELGISEMNLFMLLGMFGLAHELIGELLIPIGTVYDPFVCRGLDAFIYGLYSGARFIVVGTPSGITLAPEGGAHQSSVTASLGIELPQLASFEPCFALETAWLLREAIRLCVDPQGSASYLRLSTRPIDQNLLQPALDRLGVTELRRQVLLGGYRVIDRNDYQDHPDAPIVHIVTSGVLVPEAVAAAHYLRREGVSVNVINLTSARRIYERWHRGDDLSWLFPPNERTAPIVTVHDAASHALAWLGSVYGAPLRAHGVDRFGQSGSRDDLYRAFHFDPLSIVETAFDLID comes from the coding sequence ATGCCCCGTACCGAGCCAACTCCCGCGCTCATCAGCGCCACTGAAGAGGTGCAAAAGCGCGTGCTCTGGCTGGCCACATTGATGATCCATCATGCAAATCACGTGCGTCCCAACCACGACGGTGTGAAGGTCGGTGGTCATCAAGCCTCATCTGCCTCGATGGTGACGATCTTAACCACGCTGTACCTCCACTATCTACGCCCCGGCGACCGCGTTGCGGTCAAACCGCACGCTTCACCGGTGTACCACGCACTACAATATTTGCTCGGTCGACTTGACGCTCGTTACCTGACGCAACTACGGGCTTTTGGTGGCTTACAGGCCTACCCTTCACGGACAAAAGACCCCGATTCTCCCGATTTTTCGACCGGTTCTGTTGGCTTAGGAGCTGTTGCCCCGGCATTTGCCGCGTTGAGTGCGCACTACGTGGCAGCTCACTTTGGCAGACCCGCTACGCAACGCTTTATTGCTCTGGTGGGTGATGCCGAACTTGATGAAGGGAATGTTTGGGAGGCTGTGCTCGATCCAGCACTCGGCGAACTCGATAATCTGCTGTGGATTGTTGATCTCAACCGTCAAAGCCTGGATCGTGTGGTGCCCGGTATTCGTGCAGCCCATCTCAAACGCCTGTTCGCCGACAGTGGCTGGCGGGTATTGGAAGCAAAATACGGATGTCGCCTGCAAACGCTCTTTGCCCAACCCGATGGCGATCTCCTGCGCACGCGCATCGACGAGATGAGCAACGAGGAATATCAGGCACTAATCCGTCTACCAGGAGCTGAGCTACGCACCCGGTTGATCAATGGCGACAAACGGCTCGCCCGTCTGCTCGATCAGGTACCCGATGCGGAACTACCGGCAACACTGGCTAATCTTGGCGGTCACGATGTTCCCGAACTCCTCAAGACACTCGCCGCTGCCGATACTGAACCACGCCAACCAACTATCATCTTTGCGTACACCATTAAAGGTTGGGGGCTACCCATCGCCGGCCATCCGCTTAACCACTCAATGTTGCTTAGCCCTGAACAAATTGAGACGCTGCGCGAACAGTTCGGGATTCCGCCCGGCCACGAATGGGATCGGCTTCCACCCGATTCACCCGGCGGAAGGCTGTGTGCCGAAGTTGCACACCGACTCTACGGTGTGCCACCACAACCAAAGCCCACGCCGATGATCCCGTTACCCGATGAAATTACGGTACCGACGAGTGGTATGATCAGCACCCAAGACACGTTTGGGCGCTTCTTGGTGCGTATCGCCGACCTACCCGGCTTACGTGAGCGCATTGTTACTGCCTCTCCCGATGTATCGGTTTCAACCAACCTGGCCGGCTGGATCAACAAGACCGGTGTTTTTGCCCGTCGCGAAGAGCCGGATTTTGAAACTGAAGCCTACCGGATATTGCGTTGGCGGCGTTGGCCGGGTGGACAGCACATCGAGCTAGGCATTTCTGAGATGAATCTCTTTATGCTGTTAGGGATGTTCGGGCTTGCCCACGAGCTGATCGGCGAACTACTCATTCCCATTGGCACCGTCTATGACCCGTTTGTCTGTCGGGGGCTTGATGCCTTCATCTATGGACTCTATTCAGGTGCTCGCTTTATCGTCGTTGGTACACCAAGTGGAATCACGCTCGCCCCTGAAGGTGGTGCACATCAATCCTCAGTAACGGCTTCGTTGGGCATAGAACTACCGCAACTGGCCAGTTTTGAACCATGTTTTGCCCTGGAAACCGCCTGGCTCTTGCGCGAAGCCATCCGTCTATGTGTCGATCCGCAAGGCTCGGCCAGCTACCTGCGTCTCTCAACCCGACCAATTGATCAGAACCTACTGCAACCAGCCCTTGACCGGCTCGGCGTTACCGAATTACGTCGACAGGTCCTACTAGGCGGCTACCGAGTGATTGATCGGAACGACTACCAGGATCATCCCGATGCACCAATAGTGCACATCGTAACCAGTGGCGTTCTGGTACCAGAAGCAGTTGCAGCAGCCCACTATCTGCGCAGGGAAGGAGTATCAGTAAACGTGATCAATCTCACCAGCGCCCGCCGCATCTACGAACGCTGGCATCGCGGCGACGATCTGAGCTGGCTCTTCCCGCCGAACGAACGCACAGCGCCAATCGTGACCGTCCACGATGCAGCATCGCATGCGCTTGCGTGGCTTGGATCAGTCTACGGCGCTCCCCTGCGCGCCCATGGTGTTGACCGATTTGGGCAATCAGGAAGCCGTGATGATCTCTACCGTGCGTTTCATTTCGATCCGCTGTCGATTGTTGAGACGGCGTTCGACCTGATAGACTAG
- the pepF gene encoding oligoendopeptidase F, which yields MQTIPERSAIPDRYKWNPYSIFPSQSAWEAAIDETDAMIANAARFRGRLHEGPQVINEFLGLSEAILRNVGQITVFATMFYAVDTNDREASAMRDRAIGLQARASAALAFGEPELLAIGGEQLLAWAEHDESLATYTHYFERLIARAAHVRSAEIEELLGQVRDPFAAASAIHGVLANAELRFPPACDSQGVAHEITQGTINALITHPDRTLRKNAWEGYADAHIAVENTMAQCLAAGVKQNVFIARARRYASALEAALKPNFIPLEVFHNLIATFERHVPVWHRYWRVRRAALGVDELHVYDTKAPLATPLVVPYEQAIEWICEGMAPLGAEYVQIMRRGLQEQRWVDVYPNRGKRAGAFSTGAPGTHPFIMMSYNDDIFSLSTLAHELGHSMHSYYTRRTQPVIYTNYGLFLAEVASNFNQALVRDYLFKTLPDRNAQIAIIEEAMANFHRYFFIMPTLARFELVIHQRAERGQPLTAAIFNELMADLFAEGYGSEVVVDRARVGNTWAQFSTHLYANFYVYQYATGIAGAHALAAPIIAGEAGAAERYINEFLKAGGSRFPLEILRRAGVDLASPEPIERTFAVMASYIDRLEALVKAEE from the coding sequence ATGCAGACAATTCCGGAGCGCAGCGCAATCCCTGACCGCTACAAATGGAATCCATACAGTATCTTTCCCTCACAGTCAGCGTGGGAAGCAGCAATAGATGAAACCGATGCGATGATTGCCAACGCTGCACGGTTTCGTGGTCGGTTGCATGAAGGGCCCCAGGTCATCAACGAGTTCCTGGGGTTGAGTGAAGCCATCCTCCGCAACGTTGGTCAGATCACAGTGTTTGCCACAATGTTTTATGCCGTCGATACCAACGATCGCGAAGCAAGCGCTATGCGTGATCGCGCAATTGGGTTACAGGCTCGTGCCAGTGCGGCGTTGGCGTTTGGAGAACCGGAGCTGCTGGCAATAGGCGGTGAACAACTGCTGGCGTGGGCCGAGCACGATGAATCCCTGGCAACCTATACCCATTATTTCGAGCGACTGATCGCCCGTGCAGCACACGTTCGTTCGGCCGAGATCGAGGAGCTATTAGGGCAGGTACGTGATCCATTCGCGGCAGCTAGTGCGATCCATGGGGTGTTGGCCAATGCCGAATTACGCTTTCCGCCTGCCTGCGATAGTCAGGGTGTAGCGCATGAGATCACACAGGGAACGATTAACGCTCTCATTACCCATCCCGACCGAACCCTCCGTAAGAATGCCTGGGAGGGATATGCCGATGCCCATATTGCCGTTGAGAATACAATGGCCCAATGTCTTGCTGCCGGGGTCAAACAGAACGTTTTCATCGCCCGTGCGCGACGTTACGCTTCGGCATTGGAAGCAGCTTTAAAGCCGAATTTTATTCCATTGGAGGTTTTCCACAATTTGATTGCTACCTTTGAACGCCATGTACCGGTTTGGCATCGCTACTGGCGCGTGCGTCGGGCCGCTCTTGGCGTTGACGAGTTACACGTCTACGATACCAAAGCACCGCTGGCTACGCCTCTGGTCGTGCCCTACGAGCAGGCAATTGAGTGGATTTGCGAAGGAATGGCACCTCTGGGTGCTGAATACGTGCAGATCATGCGGCGTGGTCTACAGGAACAGCGCTGGGTTGATGTCTATCCGAACCGTGGCAAACGCGCCGGTGCGTTTTCAACCGGTGCTCCCGGCACTCATCCCTTCATTATGATGTCGTATAACGATGACATCTTCAGCCTGAGTACCCTGGCCCACGAATTAGGCCATTCGATGCATTCATATTACACACGTCGCACCCAACCCGTCATCTATACTAATTATGGTCTTTTTCTGGCTGAAGTCGCCTCAAACTTCAATCAGGCGCTGGTGCGGGACTATCTGTTTAAAACGCTACCTGATCGCAACGCGCAGATCGCCATTATCGAGGAGGCGATGGCGAATTTCCATCGCTACTTCTTTATCATGCCGACGCTGGCACGTTTCGAGCTGGTTATCCATCAGCGTGCCGAACGTGGACAGCCGTTAACCGCTGCAATTTTCAACGAACTGATGGCCGATCTCTTTGCCGAGGGATACGGATCAGAGGTCGTCGTTGATCGGGCGCGGGTTGGAAATACGTGGGCCCAATTCTCAACCCATTTATACGCCAATTTCTACGTGTACCAGTACGCAACCGGTATCGCCGGCGCCCATGCCCTGGCGGCACCCATTATTGCCGGCGAGGCTGGAGCGGCTGAGCGCTACATTAACGAATTTTTGAAGGCGGGCGGATCGCGCTTCCCCTTAGAGATTCTACGTCGGGCTGGGGTTGATCTAGCTTCTCCTGAACCAATTGAACGTACCTTTGCCGTGATGGCCTCGTACATTGATCGTTTGGAAGCGTTGGTGAAAGCGGAGGAGTAG
- the tpx gene encoding thiol peroxidase has protein sequence MTIERPEAFVFFGPQTVVGPELKPGDKAPDFTLINNKLQPVTLADFAGKPLLISVVPSLDTGVCSKQTTRFNEEAARLAGQANFITVSADLPFAQARWCGANNADAIQTLSDHRDMSFGMAYGTYVPAYRIEQRAVFVVDREGIIRYSEYVPVAGQEPNYDAALEVLKSLL, from the coding sequence ATGACCATCGAGCGCCCGGAAGCGTTCGTCTTCTTTGGCCCACAGACCGTCGTTGGCCCGGAACTGAAGCCGGGGGATAAAGCTCCCGATTTCACCCTGATCAACAACAAATTGCAACCGGTCACCCTAGCAGATTTTGCCGGCAAGCCCCTGTTGATTAGTGTGGTCCCATCACTCGATACGGGTGTGTGCAGCAAACAAACGACTCGTTTCAACGAAGAGGCAGCTCGCCTGGCCGGACAAGCCAACTTCATCACGGTTAGTGCCGACCTACCCTTTGCGCAGGCACGTTGGTGTGGAGCCAACAATGCCGACGCGATCCAGACACTTTCAGATCACCGTGATATGAGTTTCGGCATGGCTTACGGTACCTACGTTCCGGCGTATCGGATCGAGCAACGTGCAGTCTTTGTCGTTGATCGCGAGGGGATCATTCGCTATAGCGAGTACGTACCGGTCGCCGGTCAAGAACCAAACTACGATGCGGCGTTAGAGGTGCTCAAATCGCTCCTCTAG
- a CDS encoding expansin EXLX1 family cellulose-binding protein encodes MRCSTRSVQLISRRRSNLLLLCLAGLIALCIPAVSAQPPYRVHLPLVVRPAQNPLLSGEATYYLEADGSGSCLFDPIPGDRMVAAISYLNYGNADYCGAYVEVFGPQGSVIVRIVDMCPDNPGCGLNHLDLSPEAFDRIAPRAWGRVPITWRVISPILSGSVQFHLKAGSNPWWLAFQVRNHRNPIAQLEYLTPQNQWVQLSRTTYNYFIRQCNCANGETGPFTLRITDIYGNVLTETVQFTTLSRNSNSPGELVNGSGQFPYGP; translated from the coding sequence ATGCGATGCTCAACTAGGAGCGTACAGTTGATCTCTCGCCGACGATCCAATCTGCTACTCCTCTGTCTGGCAGGATTGATTGCGTTGTGCATTCCTGCGGTATCTGCCCAACCACCGTACCGTGTGCACCTGCCATTAGTCGTGCGACCGGCCCAGAATCCGTTGCTAAGCGGAGAGGCTACGTACTATCTCGAAGCTGATGGGAGCGGAAGTTGTCTGTTTGACCCGATCCCTGGCGATCGTATGGTAGCCGCAATTAGTTACCTTAATTATGGCAATGCTGACTATTGTGGGGCGTATGTTGAAGTTTTCGGGCCCCAAGGGAGCGTCATTGTTCGGATTGTCGATATGTGTCCGGATAATCCGGGATGTGGCTTAAACCATCTCGATCTCAGCCCAGAAGCGTTTGATCGCATTGCCCCAAGAGCATGGGGCCGCGTACCAATTACCTGGCGTGTCATCAGTCCAATACTGAGCGGGTCAGTGCAGTTTCACCTCAAAGCTGGGAGCAATCCATGGTGGCTGGCATTTCAGGTACGTAACCATCGCAATCCAATTGCGCAACTGGAATATCTGACTCCGCAGAATCAATGGGTACAGCTCAGCCGTACCACATACAATTACTTTATTCGTCAATGCAACTGCGCGAACGGCGAGACTGGCCCCTTTACGTTGCGCATTACCGATATTTACGGGAATGTGCTGACTGAAACTGTACAATTTACTACTCTTTCACGGAATAGTAATTCTCCGGGTGAATTAGTGAATGGAAGCGGCCAGTTTCCTTACGGGCCGTAG
- a CDS encoding IS5 family transposase (programmed frameshift), whose translation MLEPLLPVRVNTHRCGGGRPRVSDRRCADAIFYVLRTGCQWAALNATDRCPKSTAYDRFREWVAAGGFLKRWQVGVERFDELKGIDWDRLRMDGAMTTAPLGGKTTGPHPTDHGKAGVKRSLLTEGHGVPIGVAIDGANRHDMKPVRETIERIVVARPEPTEERPHGMCLDKGYDDAEVRATLRAFGFTAHIRSRGAEAKENAREAGRRARRWVVERSHSWRNRFRRLLIPWEKKPEHYLAFLHFACGLIALRAAGLFG comes from the exons GTGCTGGAACCGCTCCTGCCGGTCCGCGTGAACACCCATCGGTGTGGCGGCGGTCGTCCCCGCGTGTCCGATCGCCGCTGCGCCGACGCCATCTTTTACGTCCTCCGCACCGGCTGTCAGTGGGCGGCGTTAAACGCGACGGACCGGTGCCCCAAATCCACGGCGTATGATCGCTTTCGGGAGTGGGTCGCCGCTGGCGGGTTCCTGAAACGCTGGCAGGTCGGCGTCGAACGGTTTGATGAACTGAAAGGCATTGATTGGGACCGGCTGAGGATGGACGGGGCGATGACCACGGCGCCGCTA GGGGGGAAAACAACCGGCCCCCATCCAACCGATCACGGGAAAGCGGGCGTCAAGCGGTCGTTGCTGACCGAGGGGCATGGCGTCCCCATCGGCGTGGCGATTGATGGAGCCAATCGCCACGATATGAAACCGGTGCGTGAGACGATCGAGCGCATCGTCGTGGCGCGACCGGAGCCGACGGAGGAGCGACCGCACGGCATGTGCCTGGATAAAGGCTATGATGATGCAGAAGTGCGCGCGACCTTGCGCGCCTTTGGCTTCACGGCGCACATTCGCAGTCGCGGCGCGGAAGCGAAGGAGAACGCACGTGAAGCGGGCAGGCGTGCGCGGCGCTGGGTGGTTGAGCGCAGCCACAGCTGGCGCAATCGGTTCCGTCGTTTGCTGATACCCTGGGAGAAAAAGCCTGAGCATTATCTTGCCTTCCTCCACTTCGCCTGTGGCTTGATTGCCTTGCGTGCTGCCGGGTTATTCGGATAG
- a CDS encoding ATP-binding protein, whose translation MQQRQRLGVVTGGSLQEGLTVRLDARTSVEDMRVGKFVVVQGQRFTFFSMVTDVRLGATTPKVTLDPPPADEFFTSVLTGTTTYGELKLDLRLMLPLDGSAELLPVRTVPHHFAPLYEANEADFTQVFGREEGSHFMIGTPLDMAVPVCIDLNRLVERSNGVFGKSGTGKSFLTRLLLCGVILSDVASNLVFDMHNEYGWTARSEGSSFVKGLRQLFGSKVLVYSLADGTDRHYPSDGEIAIGYDQIEPEDVLLLSEELNLNPTAAETAELLVDTYGQQWLAKLWDMNQDTLKAFAEEKSASQASLNALKRKTLQLKRLGFVKPHADLATVDLLINALMSGRHVVLSFGRYDDPLAYMLVANVLTRRIHQRWREQTERYLQTKNESDRPRPLMITIEEAHKFLNPRLARQTIFGTIAREMRKYSVTLLVVDQRPSSIDSEVLSQLGTRITALLSDEQDIDAVFTGVGGSNRLRAVLANLDTRQQALVLGHAVPMPVVVQTRSYDEEFYRFVEQRTRRAATLVQAQQEVDELFPD comes from the coding sequence ATGCAGCAACGACAACGGCTTGGGGTTGTCACCGGTGGCTCGCTTCAGGAAGGATTGACGGTACGACTCGATGCCAGAACATCGGTCGAAGATATGCGGGTCGGTAAGTTTGTTGTCGTGCAGGGGCAACGGTTCACCTTTTTCTCGATGGTGACCGATGTACGCCTTGGGGCAACGACCCCCAAGGTAACGCTCGATCCGCCACCGGCCGATGAGTTTTTTACTAGTGTTCTGACAGGTACAACCACGTATGGTGAGTTGAAGCTCGATCTCCGTTTAATGCTCCCACTCGATGGGAGTGCAGAGCTGTTGCCGGTGAGAACGGTGCCACACCATTTCGCTCCCCTGTACGAAGCCAACGAAGCCGACTTCACCCAGGTCTTCGGTCGTGAAGAGGGCAGTCATTTCATGATTGGAACGCCGCTCGATATGGCCGTACCGGTCTGTATTGACCTGAACCGATTGGTTGAACGCTCAAACGGTGTCTTCGGGAAGAGTGGTACCGGGAAGAGCTTTTTAACCCGTCTGCTCTTGTGCGGCGTCATCCTGAGCGATGTAGCCTCTAACTTAGTATTCGATATGCACAACGAATATGGATGGACGGCTCGTTCAGAGGGAAGTTCCTTTGTGAAGGGTTTGCGCCAACTCTTTGGGAGTAAGGTCTTGGTGTATAGCCTTGCCGATGGCACAGACCGCCATTATCCCAGCGATGGTGAGATCGCTATTGGGTACGATCAAATTGAACCAGAAGATGTGCTTTTATTGAGTGAGGAACTCAACCTAAACCCGACTGCCGCTGAGACGGCTGAATTGCTGGTTGACACATACGGTCAACAATGGCTGGCCAAACTCTGGGATATGAATCAAGACACGCTTAAGGCATTTGCGGAAGAGAAAAGTGCCAGTCAGGCCTCGCTTAACGCATTGAAGCGGAAGACGCTACAACTCAAACGGCTTGGCTTCGTGAAACCACACGCAGATCTAGCGACCGTTGATCTGTTAATCAATGCCTTGATGAGTGGTCGGCACGTCGTGCTAAGTTTTGGTCGCTACGATGATCCGCTGGCATACATGCTGGTTGCCAACGTTCTGACCCGTCGCATCCATCAACGCTGGCGCGAGCAAACGGAACGCTACCTGCAAACGAAAAACGAATCCGATCGGCCACGTCCGCTAATGATCACCATTGAAGAAGCGCACAAATTTCTCAACCCGCGCCTGGCCCGACAGACGATTTTCGGCACCATCGCACGTGAAATGCGCAAATATAGTGTCACCCTGCTGGTCGTAGATCAGCGCCCATCATCCATTGATAGCGAAGTGCTGAGTCAGCTCGGTACCCGCATTACGGCGCTGTTAAGCGACGAGCAAGACATCGATGCCGTGTTTACCGGTGTCGGTGGCAGTAACCGACTCCGCGCCGTGCTTGCCAACCTCGATACCCGCCAACAAGCCCTTGTGCTAGGCCATGCTGTACCAATGCCGGTTGTTGTTCAAACGCGATCCTACGATGAGGAATTTTACCGCTTCGTTGAACAACGAACCCGGCGTGCTGCTACGCTCGTTCAGGCTCAGCAGGAAGTTGACGAGCTGTTTCCTGACTAG
- the asd gene encoding aspartate-semialdehyde dehydrogenase — protein sequence MSTIPVAVLGATGAVGQRFIQLLEGHPLFRVVALIGSERSAGKKYREVCRWVLDTPMPAAVADLTVLDADADVPAQLVFSALPSTVAGPIEQRLAAAGHIVCSNASNHRMEPDVPLVIPEVNPDHLALITVQRRRRGWSGAIVTNPNCTSTPATMVLRPLLDTFGVRRMLLVSMQALSGAGYPGVPSYDIVDNVIPFIGGEEPKLEVEPQKMLGQLRDETIVPASFTTSAHCNRVPVLEGHLVCLSIELEQKASPDEIATILSHFRGLPQELRLPTAPEQPIIVRSEPDRPQPRRDRDAGRGMSTVVGRIRPCSLFDIKLIALSHNTIRGAAGASILNAELMHAQGWLA from the coding sequence ATGTCTACCATTCCCGTTGCAGTGCTTGGCGCCACCGGCGCAGTGGGCCAGCGCTTTATTCAATTGCTTGAGGGACATCCGCTCTTTCGTGTGGTTGCATTAATCGGTAGCGAGCGTAGTGCCGGTAAGAAGTATCGCGAGGTGTGCCGATGGGTCCTCGATACCCCGATGCCCGCCGCAGTAGCCGATCTGACGGTCCTCGATGCCGACGCCGATGTACCGGCACAGTTGGTCTTTTCTGCCCTACCTAGTACAGTAGCCGGCCCAATCGAACAACGGTTGGCTGCCGCCGGACATATCGTCTGCTCAAATGCTTCTAACCATCGGATGGAGCCAGATGTACCGTTAGTGATACCAGAAGTGAATCCTGACCATCTGGCGTTGATTACCGTTCAACGCCGACGGAGGGGTTGGTCAGGTGCGATCGTCACCAATCCTAACTGTACTTCAACCCCCGCAACAATGGTACTCAGACCATTACTTGATACCTTTGGGGTACGGCGAATGTTGCTGGTCAGCATGCAGGCGCTCTCTGGTGCAGGGTATCCGGGCGTACCCAGCTACGATATTGTCGATAATGTCATTCCATTTATCGGTGGGGAAGAACCAAAACTCGAAGTTGAACCACAAAAGATGCTTGGTCAGTTGCGTGATGAGACCATCGTCCCTGCCAGCTTTACGACCTCAGCCCACTGCAACCGGGTTCCGGTTCTTGAAGGTCATCTGGTATGTCTCTCGATAGAGCTTGAGCAGAAAGCCAGTCCAGATGAGATCGCAACTATTTTGAGTCATTTCCGTGGGCTGCCCCAAGAGCTACGTTTGCCCACTGCTCCCGAACAACCGATTATTGTTCGCAGCGAACCAGATCGGCCACAACCACGACGTGACCGTGATGCCGGTCGGGGGATGTCAACAGTAGTAGGACGGATTCGCCCCTGTTCGTTATTCGATATTAAGTTAATCGCCCTCAGCCACAATACCATCCGTGGTGCTGCTGGGGCGTCCATCTTAAACGCTGAATTGATGCATGCACAGGGGTGGCTGGCATGA
- a CDS encoding IS5 family transposase — MSTEPTPKRTRARPPNNKTTTDFRISDDLWAVLEPLLPVRVNTHRCGGGRPRVSDRRCADAIFYVLRTGCQWAALNATDLCPKSTAYDRFREWVAAGGFLKRWQVGVEQFDELKGIDWDRLRMDGAMTTAPLGGKTTGPHPTDRGQAGVKRSLLTEGHGVPIGVAIDGANRHDMKPVRETIERIVVARPEPTEERPHGMCLDKGYDDAEVRATLRAFGFTAHIRSRGAEATENAREAGRRARRWVVERSHSWRNRFRRLLIPWEKKPEHYLAFLHFACGLIALRAAGLFG; from the coding sequence ATGAGCACTGAACCAACACCCAAGCGCACGCGTGCGCGCCCACCAAACAACAAGACCACGACCGACTTTCGCATCTCGGACGACCTGTGGGCCGTGCTGGAACCGCTCCTGCCGGTCCGCGTGAACACCCATCGGTGTGGCGGCGGTCGTCCCCGCGTGTCCGATCGCCGCTGCGCCGACGCCATCTTTTACGTCCTCCGCACCGGCTGTCAGTGGGCGGCGTTAAACGCGACGGACCTGTGCCCCAAATCCACGGCGTATGATCGCTTTCGGGAGTGGGTCGCCGCTGGCGGGTTCCTGAAACGCTGGCAGGTCGGCGTCGAACAGTTTGATGAACTGAAAGGCATTGATTGGGACCGGCTGAGGATGGACGGGGCGATGACCACGGCGCCGCTAGGGGGAAAAACAACCGGCCCCCATCCAACCGACCGCGGGCAAGCGGGCGTCAAGCGGTCGTTGCTGACCGAGGGGCATGGCGTCCCCATCGGCGTGGCGATTGATGGAGCCAATCGCCACGATATGAAACCGGTGCGTGAGACGATCGAGCGCATCGTCGTGGCGCGACCGGAGCCGACGGAGGAGCGACCGCACGGCATGTGCCTGGATAAAGGCTATGATGATGCAGAAGTGCGCGCGACCTTGCGCGCCTTTGGCTTCACGGCGCACATTCGCAGTCGCGGCGCGGAAGCGACGGAGAACGCACGTGAAGCGGGCAGGCGTGCGCGGCGCTGGGTGGTTGAGCGCAGCCACAGCTGGCGCAATCGGTTCCGTCGTTTGCTGATACCCTGGGAGAAAAAGCCTGAGCATTATCTTGCCTTCCTCCACTTCGCCTGTGGCTTGATTGCCTTGCGTGCTGCCGGGTTATTCGGATAG
- a CDS encoding response regulator, whose product MRILIVEDEANVRSFLQNAMKTLRRDVKIDTANHGADGLKLARRHSYDLIITDYHMPKMDGIDMTFTLRQEGYTMPIVMISADPVVESYALNAGANLFLLKPIPLENLRYMLDVFGL is encoded by the coding sequence ATGCGCATCCTCATCGTAGAAGACGAAGCTAACGTGCGTTCTTTCCTGCAAAACGCAATGAAAACATTGCGACGTGATGTAAAAATCGATACGGCGAATCACGGGGCTGATGGCTTAAAGCTGGCCCGTCGCCATTCTTATGATCTCATTATCACCGACTATCATATGCCGAAGATGGACGGTATTGACATGACGTTCACATTACGTCAGGAAGGATATACTATGCCCATCGTGATGATTTCGGCCGATCCGGTAGTTGAGTCATACGCATTGAACGCAGGAGCTAACCTGTTTCTACTTAAACCTATTCCATTGGAGAATTTGCGGTATATGCTCGATGTATTTGGGTTGTAA